Within the Medicago truncatula cultivar Jemalong A17 chromosome 4, MtrunA17r5.0-ANR, whole genome shotgun sequence genome, the region CATTAGTCTAATTATAAGCTGAACAACCATCACTAACGATACAAAACTAATAAGAAAGGGACAAAGAAGAGAAGCCATGAACAAGCTTTTCAATATTTGGCATATAAGGACCATAGAACATCCACGAGATCCAATGTCACTTCCCAAAGatcatcataacaacttaattaCAGTTCAGAGAATTGCAGATGGTGGAAAATGGTAGGGACTAAGAATAGAGTAGGGGTCCTAAATGGGCCACCATGCCTCATCTGTATGTGTTAGGGTTGGCACTTTTTTGTAAAAAGTAAGGGTGCTAAAGAGTTAGCTGTTCTATTACGTCACCACCAATAACACCCTTTGAAATTTGTTTACTATTTTAggtatattattttatgatatggAATGtcaacattttagatttaaGGCATATTTGGTGCAGGACATGTGTTGGTATCCATCATCGACATGATATCGACACATATAGTTATAGTCAATATTTCATTTACTTAAATAATTATCAGTATTGACGGTTTAAATAGGCTTGAATTATACTTTGAAAGGCTAACTCAAATGTTGAGGGTGCAAAACACATATACACATCTAAGTGTCTGAAAACGTTGACAATGTGAGACTCTAATACAACTTTTCACTCAAGTCTAACGTGAGAGTCATAGATACAATTTATCTAAGCGTATTTAACATGGTATGGAATACTAGTTGATGGTGACAATGTTGGAAATAAACCCAATCCCATGCCAAAGTGTGagtattaaagttttttttttaaaaaaactaaattagtcCACCTAAATTGTCAGCGGAGAGAATCGAATCTGAGATCTTGAGAAAGATAAAACTCTTAGGTCCCAAACCAATACCACCGACCAACCCAAGTGGGCTGTGTGAGTATCGAAGTTGAATTGAAGTCTTCCATTAAGATTCTCGAGTCATTGGATGTATATATATGGTTGGACACCCGAGCCTTATCAGCTACCTTTTAAGAGTGACCGAGTGATatctaaactcatttaacaaACGTTTTATTGTTGTATTTAATTACCATGCTTCATATATTTTATGTATCTctttgtgattggtgattggtCTATGTTCTTAGTTCTTTCCCTATTTCTACTCTCTCTATAGGTCTTGTATGAGAAGTtttcaaatatagaaaaagacacttctagagagagagaaaaaaaaaaaccttgattttcttcttcactttgttgttgttcattGGAGTCTCAATCAGTTGCAGGTAGAGGTAGCAATAGAGAACTAACCATTTCCCTTTCCATCATCTCTGCCATATTTTCAGCACCTTTCTCTCATAAAGCTTTTCCACCAATTCAGCTCAACCAACAGTAACCTAGGTGATGTTCAAATAGAAGAGATTGTTTTTGcgagaaaacaaagaaaactatCATTATAGGGTTTTGTTTTATCTTcttatttaattaaccctaCATGCTTGTgctttctcttcttttcttcttgtttcTGTGTCTCATTTTCAGTCTTTGCACTTTTTTGTTCTAATAacattgttgtgtttttcttgGGATCTGATCAGACAAGAAACAGACAAAAAAAGTTGACAGGGTTCAATTCCCAAACACCTTTTCCTTTGACTATATTAATTATATCTTGGTTGGTTATTGTTTGAACTTTTTCTTGGTACTTTGAAAATCTTTGTCTGATTTAAGAAGTTCTCTTTATATCTTTGAACTATATACACATCTCTCATCTCAGTTTATACATCAACTAATTTTTGGAGGAAGATCTGAAACTTGACTCTTGACACTTTTTGGAGGAAGCTATTGCTTGATCTGTGAGCTCTCTGAAATCTTAACACATTTTATCCTCTAATTATTTCActaaattaatttatgaaatgattaatgatatatatttatctTCTTATCTAATTTTGCTTACTAAGTTTTTTTAGtcatttgtatatatttttccaaatttttcaaGAGAGATTTTTCATTGTAGAtcttgaaaaaagaaatttcaacataaaaaagaaagacaggaaagtaaaaaaaaataaagatttttcattaatttgaaTCTTCCACATTCGCTAAAAACCCtaagttcaaatttttcttaagaataaTGGTAGACAAAATAAGGTTGATGCATGAACTTTTTTATATATCCTTTAAAAGCATGGTGATAAATAAGTGGGAATCACAATGAGTAGTAATCACTTGTATGTTCATCTAGTACTAGTAAGTATTGTGCATGTCTTATCACATGTGTGTTGACTATGTAAACATTCCACATGCATAATCATCATGTTCATGCTTTTTCTCCATGTATATATGTCATATATCATGAAACAATATTGGATTGCAAATATTAGTTAATTCTATGTTTTCATCCCACTATTTGACATTCTTTAAATTCTTGTAAGAAATTGTAAGGtgagttttataaaatttagtGAGTTtgcatttatttcttttatgaaaattagGCTTTATGACTTTATAGCTTtaataatcctttttttttttcattcaacaatcaaaaaaatattttaaagagaAAGATGTATTTCAATCATAATACACTGATAAATGATTTGAAAATGATCATATAAAGCCAAAGTCTATTTGATCTACGCTTAATTAATTTGGCCAAATATCACTTTATTCATTGATTTTCCTATTAACTTTTCTAATTTGATATATATGTTTGCAGGATTATAAAAGAGAGGAGAATATGAATACTTTTTCTCATGTTCCCCCGGGTTTTAGGTTCCATCCCACAGATGAAGAACTTGTGGATTACTACCTTAGGAAGAAAATTGCTTCAAGAAGGATTGATCTTGATGTCATAAAAGATGTTGACCTTTACAAAATTGAACCATGGGATCTTGAAGGTATAAGATATAACATTGTTTCAAAATTGCAGTTACCGTTGTTGTTTCCATTATGCTCCAAACTTTGATATTACTCCAAAGTGCACATAAATACTGTCAATATGCATACCCATATGCGTAGTTCAGTTGGCATGGACATAGCATAGTATATGCAGGGGTCGAgattcgaaccctggacaccccacttataTTGCAGTCCCAAAAAAAAGTTTACTATTTAGTGACCGCTTCAGTATCAAATTATTTCAGTCTGAAGCGACAGATTTAGCGACGGAATTTTGTAATCAATCACTAAAGTTAGGGAAAGTGGTGGATTGCTGGATTTGACGTTTTTCCAGTTTCTTAATaggtcttttttttattttgtggtggccgggttTTGAATCCTGAACCTTGCATAGTTTATGCATTATCCCTAACAACTAAGCTATGCTCACGAGTACAGGTCTCTGATTTCAATTGCTAtgtgacaattttattttttatttttaacaaaatatgacgATTTTTCTCAGTTTGTgatcaatatatatattgttaactTGTCTtctaaatttacttttttttttcttttttgaatttaAAGAGATTTGCAGAATAGGAACAGAAGAACAAAATGAGTGGTATTTTTTTAGCCATAAAGATAAGAAGTATCCAACTGGTACAAGAACAAATAGAGCAACTGCAGCTGGATTTTGGAAAGCAACAGGAAGAGACAAATCAATCTATAGTAAGCATAATTTGATAGGAATGAGGAAAACATTGGTGTTTTATAAAGGTCGAGCTCCCAATGGACAAAAGTCAGATTGGATAATGCATGAGTATAGGCTTGAAACAGATGAAAATGGCACACCACAGGCAAGTGATTTCTTTAAgcatttgaaagaaaaaacttcAATTCTCTATGTTACGGTTGTTGTCGCGTTAAAATGTGATTTACAATCACACCCTAATTGTGGCTTGATGGGGTTGTAGAAATTGTCGTAGCCATAATATTGCGGTTGCATAACGCGATGCAGTCGAAGTTTGAAACCATGAGTTTTGAGCCTAACTCAACCCCTAAAAAGGGAACTTGTAAGGAAATGATTATAGATCACTTAGAAacataatttaatgttttatcTCATTGAATACGAGACCTTCAACACACACCACTCACGCCTAAGGTTGGGTGTTTGGAATGTGTCTTGGTTGGACTAGTTCCGGTAACATGGGAAAGAGTAACCCATTGAATGTTGGATAGACTTAAATATCATCTTAGTGTTTTGGATTGTTTCTTAATCAACCATTACAAAACCGATTTGTTAAATGAGAATTGAGCACCACTTATAATCatatattcagattttttttgtcatccaATATTAGACTTATATATTGCGTAATGagcataaaataattaaaatgattgtTATCATATTAGTTAAAATCGTAATTGATATGGCAGACATACACAACAAAATACGAGGCATAATAAACCTTGAGGATGTAGTCCAAGCCAAGAGTCTTAGaactttttccaaaaccctAATTGTTATTGTTGTCGATCGAAAGCTCTAATTGATAAATGTGTGTTaactcttgattttttttatagacaaatgTATGTTATAGGTTAATTTGTACGGTTCGAGAGGAATGTGTTAAAGCAACATCAATCGAACTTTGAACTTCCTTCTTAATACTTTCAATGTCTCAATCCATACCATTGTACTACGCCTTAGAAGACTAACATTTGTTATTTTgatgaataaatttttttactcTTTCTATAAACTAACATTTGTTATTTTCTATGGTTTGGAGCAGGAAGAAGGATGGGTTGTATGTAGAGTATTCAAGAAAAGAGTAACAACAACAATTCGCAAAATGAGTGAGCATGACTCTCCTTGTTGGTATGAAGACCAAGTTtcattcatgcaagatatggaCTCACCAAATCAAACCTCTCAATCCAATTTAATTTACCAACAATTACCATCATATACTTGCAAAAAAGAGCTAGATAATTTAccattccaaaacttttctcaTGACCATTTTCTTAATCTTCCACTTCTAGAGAGTCCAAAGCTTGTTCAATCTTCTTCAAACATAACCTCTATAGATCATTCAAATCCTATGTTTCCTTCATCAGTGCTCTTAGAAGAAGAACAAATCTTACAAAGTGGTAATCAACAAAACTTTCATGCTATGTATGGAAACAATTCCAATGTTGAACAAGGTATGGTTGATGATGATCAAGTTACTGATTGGAGAGTTCTTGACAAGTTTGTTGCTTCACAACTTAGTCAAGATGATGCATCTAAAGAGAATAATAACAACATCTTTCATGGCAATATTGAATTCAGAAATTTGGAGAAACAAGAAATGGTGCCTCATGAAAATGCCTCTACATCAAACACAAGTTGGATATGATGGACACACTAATTATAGAGTACTTATTAACtataaaattgaaacatttaCATGAATGCAAGTATTGTTTAAATTCTTGTACATAGTAAATTTAATATGGTCAAAACTATATATAACAATTGATGTGGAAATTCTATATCTCCTATGGTACCTCTAGATAGCTTCCAGCATATTCAATTAAATTCTCATAGGGTTATTATTGTATTTTACTATGCATGATGGCTCTCTATTACTATGCTATGTAAGCCAATATCTAACAGCTATATATATCCGATGTTTTTATTGGATAAATTGACATTTATGATACATATTATATCTATGCATGTGTTAcaattttatgtaaaataaatgtttgttttctttgaatGTCTATTTAGCATTTTGTATTGTTTACTTATCATTTTGTCTATGGTTTGTATACGAACAAATATGCTTATTTGTTCAACATATTGAAAGGATATTACgaatcaaagaaagaaaatagtaATATGTTACCCTATTATCCTTATCAAAAATTGATAGGGATATACAtagtattaatattaataataagatacattatttgaaaataaatttttatcactcgAGTAGTtgaatggttaaaaattcacgTTTTAAGTGAATAAATGTAAAATTCGAGATTCGAACCCTGACCCATATACATATAATGCAATGTTGCTACCACTTAAGTTCAACTGACGGTGACTCATTTGAAAACAATTTAATCAATACTAAATTGAAGAtcgaaaaataacattaatttcaaaagaatattttttgttacagaTGTGAAATTCATCGTTGGACATATAGAGTAAATCGGAATGATCATGAAATGGAATTAAAATGGATAGTTAATCATGatagataattttatttttttcacaaaaatagCAAGTACTGCTGATCTTCACCTTCAAGCAACTTTATTTTAGTCACTCTTTCCTTCGAAAGAAAGATTAGTATACATATAATGATGGTCCATTTACGATATCAAGCTTATATACTAAGACAAAgagataattaaatattattctttGCGATTATAGCTTTTATATGAgagatatttaaattaatatgcTACCAAATCTCATTAATTTGTAGCTAACTTAGTAAAACAatattgggttaaatatgttttgtccttataaatatatcaacttctCGTTTTAGtctttctaaaaaatttcttcaacttttagtcctctaaagtttttcatcttcacttttgattttggctcattctttaaagtaaactcttatgtaaaattcatattttttaataaaattttgcagatataaatttataatattataagaatatcttcaaaaaaaaatattagaattttttaacgtaacataaattaaatatgattttttttattttttacggttaaaagttcatatctaatttatgtttttttaaaacattctaatttttttggggaaagatatttacaattttctacatatttctgcaaaatttcattaaaaaatacaaaaattaactttaaaatatagaccaaaagttgaaggaaaattttaaagggactaaaacaaaaagttgatatatttatagggatcaaaaatatatttaacccaacaaTATATgtccatgttatttttttatgtccgtattatttttttaatttttctttttttgtttgaaagaatatatgttgtttataaaaagTATCATAGGAGCAATGATATGAAAAACTTCTAAtctaaaatgtcatttttttgtgTTTCATATATAGACATGACATatattaacaataataatattgatgatgaaactaaaaataaaaaaaaataaaaaaaaataaaaaaaaaaacagtactTACACACAATAGAACAAATGGTGGCACCACATATATATTCTTTGCGGCAAAGTTtcgcaatatatatatattgcatatGTTTTTAATGTCTGTGAGATTTAGAAGGCAAGTAAATGATGACCTATATGTATAGCTAGGGTTTAAATTGGGAGTACAAGAAGTTAGCTCTATATTCCAAGTGGCACAAAATCATGTAAGAAAATCAGTATGTAGCCATGATAGCTTGGGATCACAAACGTAACTTCCAAGCCTTGTAAatgtttcaatttatttattctttttcgtGTGAAAAGCATAAGGGTAAAAAAAGTCACATATTTCTCAATTAGTAATTACCAAGAAAAAGGATatcactctttaaaaaaaaatgatatcacaccagtttttttttatactaatagTGTTACGGATCATTAGTTAAAGaaaccaaaaagaaattttttacataaaaaaaacacttttataCTTTTTAGGGTTTGACTacaaatcttttaaaataattttaacatatttttttttcttaatcaatgTTCTAAATACACTAATTagcattcttttttttcttgatattATGTTTTGGAAATTCAAAATCTTAGTAAATGGTTCAAAAACCTACAATATTAGATACAATTACTATCTCACtataagtttaaaaaataaacttaaaactAAGGCATAGAATTGCATTAAAATCTCACTATAAGCTTCAGAAACTAAGcttaagaagaaaaagaagaattcATCACACATATGGTGTATAATAACAAAGTTTATAGGCAAGAATACAAACAATCAAAtgctcacaaaaaaaaaaaaaatagtgtagtGATTTTAAAACTGCAGGGGTGTAGATAAATGAATTGCAATGGCCAAGTagagaaatgaatagaaaagaTAGCAACCTATGAATTTTTCATGTATTCAAGAGATGAGGGAGGGATAAGTTTTAGTGGTAAATGCATAGGTGAGAACTATATATATTAGATTTTAATATTGTGAAGTCAATGTTGGTCTTGTTCTCTTTTAAGCAATTATGTTTCTATACGACACACTCATGAACTATGTTTCTTACTAAGCATGTCGTGTGCATTTTCTTGATGAAATGTTATTATTAAATCGTGAccgagagagaaagagaaagcatGAGAATAtatgcttttaaaaaataattcagaCAAGCATGCGGGTGCCGTGAGAGTAAGGAACATATAGAATTACAAGAGTGGGTGGATGAATAATCACTAAAAaggtttaattttcattattgatTATTGGATATCATATACAGTACTCtatagtataaaagagtatttaTGTGttccgtgagcatagctcagttggtaggataaTGCACTATTATATGaaggggtcggagttcgaaccccggacaccccacttattcaccttataaggtgaattctaaccactatgctatctgacaaaaaaaaatatttatgtaatttttctaAGCAATATTTCAATTATAGAAGAGCAATAGAGTACAATAGGTGCTCAACTTCGAGAAACACTTAGGGTCTGTTTGTTTCTAGGgagagaagaaggaaagatTGTGAAGGGAGGGAAAAAGGATGGAAGGATTGAGTTTCCATTGTTTGGAACAAATATAAAAAGGTAATGGAAAGAAAGATTTAGCTGGGACCCACCCCAAAATCCTTTCCGCGCTCAATTGGACGGAAAGTGGGAGAATGGGCTCAATTTTTGGGCGAAAAGACAAAAGTGCCCCTAAATCCTAATAcaataatattgtaaatatgCCCGTGTGTATACTCCAGCTTCTCTCATGAAACTAGAAGAGAGTTCATTGTTTTCTCTTTCAATGGTTTCTCTGCCATCTACTTGAATCCAAATCGTTGCACTGCTTCCATTTTTCTTTGCCATCAATCAGTAACCCATTGTTGTGTAAGGTACTATTCTAACtctcttatttttcatttgtgttTTTCCCCTTCCATTTGGGTATtcctttatttattgaaaattttgattttgaattaagtgtgttttttttcattatcttctatgcatgaaattgattttgttttgatgaaattttatTCCTTATATGTTTTCTCCCCTCATTTTATTATCTTTGAATGCTTTTGGGATGAAGTGAGAAAAAATAACTTGTGTGTTTTGGGTTTCAAAGAAAATCTGATTTAGATAACTATTTTTTTGACTATTTTTCCCTTCAGTTTGGGTATATTAAGTCATGGTGGTTTCAGTTTGGGTAAATTATGGATGTTGGGAAGGCACCATAAAAcaagatattgttgttgtttttgaggctttttttatcaaacttagAATGGGGTTATGAATGTTTTTAGGCCTAAGATTTGTTATAGGTAGTGTTCTGGTGTGTTATTAGGTGATGAGTGATTTATCAGAGGTTGTCATGGCAGCTTGATGCAAATGTGATGTAGTGCTGGGGATTAGGTAGGTGGTCTCTCAAGTCTCAAACCCTTCATAGAATATGTGTATCACATGTTTTAGTGTGCTGGGGATTTTTCCTTCTAGTGGTCCTATGCAATTTGCTGACAGCAGCATAGTTGGAGTTGATATTTTGTCATATGTCATGTGTTATTATATTTAGGTAGTGATCTTGTGTGTTCTTAGGTTATGAGTgtcttttctttcaattgttTGGGATGTGTGTGATGATGCTATCTGTTTATGCTAAGCTGAATGGTTTTTCTTAATAAAGTGATTTGtttatctaaaaataaaatgaactcTAGATTCTTGTTTTGAATGCTTGGTGAGGAGGCGTTGACAGGTTTTTCTTAGGGGCTGTGTGGTTTTGGGCAGCATGACAGCAGTTAGGGAGGTTTTGTGTTGACCGGGGCGCGTTTTTGGGTGTGTTTGTTAGCAATTCTGTTTTTTATGGTTTCAGTAGCAGTTGTGCTGCACTTTTGTttggcatctgcagctgttctGCTATTTTTCTTTCACTTATGCCTTCCTTTCCGAAGCTTTATCATGGCCATGTTTTGGCTCTTGTAATCCTTCTTTGCCTTTTGCACTTCTTCTGTTAGGCTTTAATGATATatgccaattaaaaaaaaaaaaatagagattgcAGGGGAGATAAATATGCATTATGGAAAGCTTGTGTATAGCATCAAGAGTCTTTAACTTATAAATcaagtgttaaaaaaattatttctacatataaatcatttaaaaggtaaatatgtgttttttttcctttaaatatATCAACTCTTAATTGCACTGCTTAtgattgtttgttacaaaatattaaaaattaaattctaaattCTCCAAATCTTTTGATTTGTGAGGCAATTATTTAGGGATTTTCTAATGTCAAATTATTTGTTTCATCAATTGATTTTATATTCTGATATGGGTCTGAACAAAGGTACATTGATTGAAGGTTAACATTCCAATCTGTGTCATGGATTCTTTTATTAATGAGGAAGACAAGTCTGGTGATGAATCTCATGGTATAAAAGAAGTAcattctaaaataaaaccttCGACTAATCTTGGCATGATAAATTTAAGTCATTTTCGACATCGATTCGAAAGGCAACAACATCTTTATTCTGTGGTCCTATTGTGTTATATTGTCCATGCCTTACACATGCTTAACATAATGTCACGTTGGACTCGTAATCCTATTAGTGATGGAAGTCATGAGAGAGAGCGTAGGCGTATTGATTTAATGAGACAACTAGTAGAAACTGAAAAATGCCGAGACATAATACGAATGGGACCCAAGGCATTCATGTTGTTGTGTCATAAATTGAGAGGAACTGGTATTGTGAATGATACAATATGATCCACAGTTGAAGAGCAAGTTGCTAAATTTCTACACATCATTGGTCATAATGTGAAAAATCGAACTGTGTCATTCTTTTTCCACCGTTCCGGTGAAACTGTCAGCCGTCACTTTCACAATGTTTTACGAGCCATCATCTCATTAGAAGATGAATATCTTGTCCAACCTTCTGGGAGGGATGTACCTCCGCAAATACTACACAACAACagatattatcttttttttaaggtactTATGCCATTATATTATTTCAATGTGATGCTATTAaaatttatgattaatttaaataatcacTAATAGAATaacttatataataaaaaaggatTGCATTGGAGCTATAGATGGGACACATATTCGAGTTAAGGTCCCAAGAGCAGATGCCCCTCGATTTCGTGGAAGAAAAGACTATATTACACAAAATGTTTTGGCTACATGTAATTTCGACATGAAATTTACATATGTTTTAACGGGGTGGGAAGGCACGGCATCTGACTCTAGAATTTTGAAAGATGCTTTAAGCAGGGAAGATTCACTAAGAATTCCCGAAGGTCAGtagtatattatttttctttgactaATAAAACTTTCAATTTATAGTTAGCTCCGTTAACATGTAGAGTTAAAATGTATATTACAACCTTTGCAGAAAAATATTATCTTGGGGATGCGGGATTTATGCTTAAAAAAGGAGTGATCACACCGTATA harbors:
- the LOC25491853 gene encoding NAC domain-containing protein 7; its protein translation is MNTFSHVPPGFRFHPTDEELVDYYLRKKIASRRIDLDVIKDVDLYKIEPWDLEEICRIGTEEQNEWYFFSHKDKKYPTGTRTNRATAAGFWKATGRDKSIYSKHNLIGMRKTLVFYKGRAPNGQKSDWIMHEYRLETDENGTPQEEGWVVCRVFKKRVTTTIRKMSEHDSPCWYEDQVSFMQDMDSPNQTSQSNLIYQQLPSYTCKKELDNLPFQNFSHDHFLNLPLLESPKLVQSSSNITSIDHSNPMFPSSVLLEEEQILQSGNQQNFHAMYGNNSNVEQGMVDDDQVTDWRVLDKFVASQLSQDDASKENNNNIFHGNIEFRNLEKQEMVPHENASTSNTSWI